Proteins encoded in a region of the Synechococcus sp. BIOS-U3-1 genome:
- a CDS encoding DUF938 domain-containing protein, which translates to MISGFGDQRLIFPATQRNRVPIGNALAEQLPSKGLILELASGSGEHGVTFQKRFPDLIWQCSDPDPEHCRSINAWIRHEQLTLKMPAALQLDVRDTSWLQQLGEPAQAVVAINLLHISAWNCTTALFKQSAAVLPSGGTLCVYGPFSVDGHHVSESNRSFDASLRERNPSWGVRDQTTVLEQAMEAGLALQQITLMPANNRLITWVR; encoded by the coding sequence ATGATTTCTGGCTTCGGCGATCAACGCCTGATCTTCCCTGCAACGCAACGCAACCGTGTCCCAATCGGAAATGCGTTGGCCGAACAGCTCCCAAGTAAAGGGTTGATTCTTGAACTCGCTAGCGGATCCGGTGAGCACGGCGTCACCTTCCAGAAACGCTTCCCGGACCTCATCTGGCAATGCAGTGATCCTGATCCTGAGCATTGCCGCAGCATCAATGCCTGGATCCGCCACGAGCAGCTGACTCTGAAGATGCCGGCAGCCCTGCAATTGGATGTCAGAGACACAAGTTGGCTGCAACAACTTGGAGAGCCTGCACAGGCAGTCGTGGCGATCAATCTGCTCCACATTTCTGCCTGGAACTGCACAACCGCCCTGTTCAAACAATCAGCAGCAGTGCTGCCAAGCGGTGGAACCCTTTGCGTTTACGGCCCCTTCAGCGTCGACGGCCACCACGTCAGCGAGAGCAATCGCAGTTTTGATGCCTCCTTGCGCGAAAGGAATCCGTCCTGGGGAGTGCGAGATCAGACGACGGTTCTTGAACAAGCCATGGAAGCGGGCTTGGCACTTCAGCAGATCACTTTGATGCCTGCCAACAATCGCCTGATCACCTGGGTCCGCTGA
- a CDS encoding glutamine synthetase III family protein, producing MPHPARLAALQAIQQRRPLDCDPVEPLAEIWASDVFTLTRMKSSLPKDAFKAVRRVIRDGGKLQLQVADVVAQAMKDWAVAQGAHYYAHVFYPLTNSTAEKHDGFISPQGDGQAIHEFSGKLLVQGEPDGSSFPNGGIRSTFEARGYTAWDITSPAYLMRTPNGVTLCIPTVFVSWTGEALDKKTPLLRSNAAMNQQAQRLLQLLGNQTVAPVNSSCGAEQEYFLVDTQFATLRPDLLLAGRTLFGAPSPKGQQFDDHYFGAIPERVQVFMQDVEKQLYRLGIPAKTRHNEVAPGQFEIAPVHEAANVATDHQQLIMTVLRSTAKRHGFSCLLHEKPFAGINGSGKHVNWSVGNSTQGNLLDPGKTPHDNLQFLLFCAAVIRGVHCNGPLLRAVVATAGNDHRLGANEAPPAIISVYLGQQLEQVFQQIQRGESRDSSSGGVMRIGVDSLPEFPKDAGDRNRTSPFAFTGNRFEFRAVGSGQSVAGPLVAMNTVLADSLEWMSNRLEAEMGDGQSLEQAAASVIKLVMDQHGSAVFGGDGYSDAWHREATEERGLENLRNTAEALPVLQRQEVRDLFQRHSVISPVELDSRYEVYGEQYVLAIEVEARVALSMVRTQISPAVQNHLGSMATSLQQQQSLGVNVDPSALHQLADLHRRMGDHAEALESELHQIHNGDTAASMHHCAGVLLPRLLQLRDAVDQLENLVDDDQWPLPSYREMLFVR from the coding sequence ATGCCCCATCCCGCGAGACTGGCTGCTTTGCAGGCCATTCAGCAACGTCGTCCACTCGATTGTGATCCCGTTGAGCCTTTGGCTGAAATATGGGCGAGTGACGTCTTCACGTTGACGCGCATGAAAAGCTCTTTACCGAAGGATGCGTTCAAGGCCGTTCGTCGCGTTATTAGAGACGGAGGCAAACTTCAACTGCAGGTCGCTGATGTTGTTGCCCAGGCGATGAAGGATTGGGCTGTTGCCCAGGGAGCTCACTATTACGCACATGTTTTTTACCCCCTCACTAATTCCACCGCTGAAAAGCACGACGGGTTTATCAGTCCACAAGGAGATGGTCAGGCGATTCACGAATTTTCGGGAAAACTGCTGGTGCAGGGTGAGCCCGATGGAAGCTCCTTTCCAAATGGGGGCATTCGCTCAACTTTTGAAGCACGTGGATATACCGCATGGGACATCACAAGCCCTGCCTATCTGATGCGAACACCCAATGGTGTGACGCTCTGCATCCCTACTGTTTTTGTGAGCTGGACCGGGGAGGCTCTTGATAAAAAGACGCCTCTCTTGCGATCTAACGCTGCCATGAATCAACAGGCCCAACGCCTGTTGCAACTGCTCGGAAATCAGACGGTGGCCCCGGTCAACAGCTCATGTGGTGCGGAGCAGGAATACTTTCTCGTTGATACTCAATTTGCAACCCTCAGGCCTGATCTGCTGCTAGCGGGTCGCACACTGTTCGGTGCGCCATCTCCCAAAGGTCAGCAATTCGATGATCACTATTTTGGCGCCATCCCTGAGCGGGTTCAGGTGTTCATGCAGGACGTGGAGAAGCAGCTGTATCGCCTTGGTATTCCTGCCAAGACTCGGCACAACGAGGTAGCCCCGGGCCAGTTTGAGATCGCTCCGGTTCACGAGGCTGCCAACGTCGCCACGGATCACCAACAACTGATCATGACGGTGCTGCGCAGTACCGCGAAGCGGCATGGCTTCAGCTGCCTTCTCCACGAAAAACCATTTGCCGGAATCAACGGCTCCGGAAAGCATGTGAACTGGTCGGTGGGCAACAGCACCCAGGGAAATCTGCTTGATCCTGGCAAGACGCCCCATGACAATCTTCAGTTCCTTCTGTTTTGCGCCGCTGTGATCCGTGGCGTCCACTGCAATGGCCCTTTGCTGAGAGCGGTTGTCGCCACTGCTGGTAATGACCATCGCCTGGGTGCCAATGAAGCACCACCAGCGATTATTTCCGTCTACCTGGGTCAACAGCTCGAGCAGGTGTTTCAGCAGATTCAGCGAGGGGAATCCAGGGATAGCTCCAGTGGTGGCGTGATGCGCATCGGAGTTGATTCACTCCCGGAATTCCCCAAGGATGCGGGTGATCGCAATCGAACCTCGCCGTTTGCGTTCACGGGTAACCGTTTTGAGTTCCGTGCGGTGGGCTCCGGGCAGTCGGTGGCAGGTCCACTCGTAGCGATGAATACCGTTTTGGCCGACTCCCTGGAGTGGATGAGTAACCGCTTGGAAGCAGAAATGGGAGACGGTCAATCGCTTGAGCAGGCCGCGGCGTCCGTGATCAAGCTGGTGATGGATCAGCATGGTTCCGCTGTTTTCGGAGGTGACGGTTACTCCGATGCCTGGCACCGCGAAGCCACCGAAGAGCGTGGCTTGGAGAATCTGCGCAATACAGCAGAAGCTCTCCCCGTTCTTCAACGGCAAGAAGTGCGCGATCTGTTTCAGCGCCACTCCGTGATCAGTCCTGTCGAGCTCGATAGTCGCTACGAGGTCTATGGAGAGCAATACGTGCTTGCTATCGAGGTAGAGGCGCGCGTGGCGTTGTCCATGGTTCGAACGCAAATCAGTCCTGCTGTCCAGAACCATCTGGGCTCCATGGCCACCAGCTTGCAGCAGCAGCAATCACTCGGTGTGAATGTGGATCCCAGCGCCCTTCATCAGTTGGCAGATCTTCATCGGCGAATGGGCGACCATGCCGAAGCCCTTGAGAGTGAATTACACCAGATCCACAACGGAGATACTGCTGCCTCGATGCACCACTGTGCTGGTGTGCTCTTGCCGAGGCTGCTGCAGCTGCGTGATGCTGTCGATCAGCTTGAAAATCTGGTCGATGATGACCAGTGGCCCTTGCCTTCTTATCGGGAAATGCTCTTTGTGCGTTGA
- a CDS encoding alpha-ketoglutarate-dependent dioxygenase AlkB family protein, with product MAADKAVEVMNWTHQSAWLPPEVSQIWMDRCVEQISWDQPKVRVYGRWHLVPRLTAFLADRQVSYRYSGAVHRGDGWPDWFLPLLDRVSARSSAPFNGCLFNLYRDGQDRMGWHADDEPEIDGSFPIASLSLGSSRDLQFRHRLSGMRSDVTLADGDLLLMDPDCQRLWMHGLPVRKRVKQARLNLTFRVFRSVGSAAGSRSGH from the coding sequence ATGGCCGCAGACAAGGCCGTTGAAGTCATGAACTGGACCCATCAATCAGCCTGGCTGCCTCCTGAGGTCAGTCAGATCTGGATGGATCGCTGCGTTGAGCAGATCAGCTGGGATCAGCCGAAGGTCCGCGTTTATGGCCGATGGCATCTGGTGCCGCGACTGACGGCTTTTCTTGCCGATCGCCAGGTTTCCTATCGCTACAGCGGTGCGGTGCATCGAGGTGACGGCTGGCCGGACTGGTTTCTTCCTCTTCTGGATCGTGTGTCTGCAAGGAGCTCAGCTCCGTTCAATGGCTGCCTTTTCAATCTCTATCGCGATGGTCAGGACCGGATGGGGTGGCACGCTGATGACGAACCGGAGATCGATGGGTCATTCCCGATTGCTTCGCTGTCGCTGGGTTCAAGCAGAGACTTGCAGTTCCGCCATCGATTGAGTGGGATGCGCTCCGATGTCACGCTTGCTGACGGCGACCTTCTGTTGATGGATCCCGATTGTCAAAGGCTTTGGATGCACGGCTTGCCAGTGAGAAAGCGCGTGAAACAAGCAAGGCTCAATCTCACGTTCCGTGTGTTCCGCTCAGTGGGCTCAGCAGCAGGCTCCAGATCGGGACACTGA
- a CDS encoding AEC family transporter, which yields MLNLLWEMVPCLIVGALIGRWRSQWIAPVAFPLVRFGVPVSLMGLLLHGGLNGSLFGMALIAVAAIALMLIILRWLSPGIAALRQPDLQLGSCIGNTAYFGIPASLALLPAEALPVSIGYDLGATLLIWGLGPLWLTRDSPAETTRERWRSLLRHLSDSPATRGLLGALIVKASPWHEPIREALWVPSRAVIILALVVVGMRLGDIAARKMKGPAVDLSAPLICKLVLFPALMLIISLAFPLPGYARQALVLQAAAPTAISVLLIAESEQLNAARTAQLILISTLTALLSVPIWSLLLSPLSGTHGT from the coding sequence GTGCTGAACCTCCTCTGGGAGATGGTTCCCTGCCTGATCGTGGGAGCACTCATCGGACGATGGCGATCTCAGTGGATTGCACCCGTGGCCTTTCCACTAGTGCGTTTCGGCGTTCCGGTCAGCCTGATGGGGCTGCTGCTTCATGGCGGGCTCAATGGTTCATTGTTTGGCATGGCGCTGATCGCGGTTGCAGCCATCGCCCTGATGCTGATCATCCTGCGCTGGCTGAGTCCTGGCATTGCCGCCCTGCGTCAGCCGGACCTGCAACTGGGTAGCTGCATCGGCAACACGGCTTACTTCGGAATTCCAGCCAGCCTGGCTCTGCTTCCAGCGGAGGCGCTGCCGGTGAGCATTGGCTACGACCTGGGGGCAACGCTGTTGATCTGGGGCCTTGGCCCTCTCTGGCTGACCCGAGACAGCCCAGCGGAAACGACTCGCGAGCGCTGGCGGAGTCTGCTGCGACATCTCAGTGACAGCCCGGCCACAAGAGGACTACTTGGGGCATTAATTGTCAAAGCAAGCCCATGGCATGAGCCCATCCGTGAGGCTCTTTGGGTGCCGTCGCGCGCGGTGATTATCTTGGCGCTGGTTGTTGTAGGCATGCGCCTGGGGGATATCGCAGCGCGAAAAATGAAGGGACCAGCAGTTGATCTGAGTGCACCGCTGATCTGCAAACTTGTCTTGTTTCCAGCCCTGATGCTGATAATCAGCCTGGCCTTTCCGCTGCCTGGCTATGCCCGTCAGGCGTTGGTCCTGCAGGCAGCCGCCCCAACGGCGATCTCCGTTCTGCTCATCGCCGAATCAGAACAACTCAACGCCGCCAGAACGGCACAGCTGATCCTGATCAGCACACTGACAGCTCTGCTCAGTGTCCCGATCTGGAGCCTGCTGCTGAGCCCACTGAGCGGAACACACGGAACGTGA
- a CDS encoding amino acid ABC transporter ATP-binding protein — translation MTIAVRAESITKTFNGSQKALDQVNLSVHHGEVLVVMGPSGSGKSTLIRTFNGLEAIDAGQLEIVGIPLDTDQDERQIRRIRRRVGMVFQQFNLFPHLSILDNITLAPIRVRKINKANAEERAHGLLAQMGIADQALKYPSELSGGQQQRVAIARALAMDPELMLFDEPTSALDPERVKEVLDAMRRLAADGMTMIVVTHELGFAREVADRVLFMDAGRVVELTDSSTFFTQAKEERSRRFLNQMAH, via the coding sequence ATGACCATCGCCGTCAGAGCCGAGTCCATCACCAAGACCTTCAACGGTTCCCAGAAAGCGCTCGACCAGGTGAATCTCAGCGTCCACCACGGCGAAGTCCTGGTGGTGATGGGGCCATCCGGTTCCGGCAAAAGCACGCTGATTCGCACCTTTAACGGGCTTGAAGCCATCGATGCCGGACAGCTAGAGATCGTCGGCATTCCTCTGGATACAGATCAGGATGAACGACAGATCCGGCGAATCCGCCGGCGTGTCGGAATGGTGTTCCAGCAATTCAACCTGTTCCCGCACCTCTCGATCCTCGACAACATCACGCTGGCGCCGATCCGTGTCAGAAAGATCAACAAAGCCAATGCCGAAGAACGGGCTCACGGCCTCTTGGCACAGATGGGCATCGCCGATCAGGCCCTGAAATATCCCTCTGAACTCAGCGGAGGGCAGCAACAAAGGGTGGCCATTGCCAGAGCACTGGCCATGGACCCCGAACTAATGCTGTTTGATGAGCCCACCAGTGCCTTGGATCCAGAACGGGTTAAAGAAGTACTGGATGCCATGCGAAGACTGGCTGCTGATGGCATGACGATGATCGTCGTAACCCATGAGCTCGGGTTCGCGCGTGAGGTCGCCGACCGAGTCTTGTTCATGGATGCAGGGCGGGTCGTCGAATTGACGGACTCATCCACATTCTTCACGCAGGCAAAGGAAGAACGCAGCAGGCGATTTCTCAATCAAATGGCGCACTAA
- a CDS encoding amino acid ABC transporter permease: protein MTGSLTAYRKRLLQARRHPLQTLLSVLILALIAWVVWSTANWLIFSAKWSVVTENLPLFAAGGYPENERWRPCLWLGLLCLITAATLLQPLVSVRWRISGLVLSWCWLAMLPIGLLLLAGGVGLQTVSSRDWGGLTLTILLTGFSGLLALPLGVLLALGRRSKLTLPRHLSRLYIDGMRAVPLIAVLFFGQLLLPLFLPVGIEINRVLRAVVAFALFAAAYVAEDVRGGLQAIPGTQLEAAAALGLGPWQIQQLVVLPQALRVAVPALTNQAIGLLQNTSLMAILGLVELLGIGQSLLANPAYIGRHLETYIWLAGLYWLVCTAMALMARQLERQGPSASTSAIPS from the coding sequence ATGACCGGATCACTGACTGCGTATCGGAAACGACTTCTCCAGGCCAGGCGTCATCCACTGCAGACATTGCTAAGCGTTTTGATCCTGGCCCTGATCGCTTGGGTCGTTTGGTCAACAGCGAACTGGCTGATTTTTAGTGCTAAGTGGTCTGTTGTCACAGAAAATCTTCCGCTGTTCGCCGCTGGGGGCTATCCGGAGAACGAGCGATGGAGACCCTGTCTTTGGCTCGGACTGTTGTGCCTGATCACAGCGGCCACTCTGCTTCAGCCGCTTGTTTCGGTGCGCTGGCGAATCAGTGGTCTCGTTCTGTCCTGGTGTTGGCTTGCCATGCTCCCCATCGGCCTATTGCTGCTCGCAGGCGGAGTTGGGTTGCAGACCGTGAGCTCGAGAGACTGGGGTGGTCTGACGCTGACGATTCTGCTCACTGGCTTCAGCGGTCTGCTGGCTCTGCCATTAGGCGTCCTGCTGGCCCTCGGCCGCAGGAGCAAGCTAACGCTGCCACGCCATCTCTCTCGCCTCTACATCGACGGGATGCGCGCCGTGCCGTTGATTGCCGTGCTGTTTTTCGGGCAGCTGCTTCTTCCACTATTCCTGCCGGTCGGAATCGAAATCAACCGAGTGCTCAGAGCCGTCGTGGCCTTCGCGCTCTTCGCAGCGGCCTATGTCGCCGAAGATGTCCGCGGAGGTTTACAGGCCATTCCAGGGACGCAGCTCGAGGCCGCCGCCGCGCTGGGTCTGGGCCCATGGCAGATCCAACAGCTCGTGGTGCTTCCACAAGCTCTACGCGTGGCGGTGCCGGCACTGACAAATCAAGCGATTGGCCTGCTCCAGAACACCAGCTTGATGGCCATTCTTGGATTGGTGGAACTGCTTGGCATCGGCCAAAGCCTTCTGGCCAATCCTGCCTATATCGGCCGACACCTCGAGACTTACATCTGGCTTGCAGGGCTGTACTGGCTGGTGTGCACCGCCATGGCTCTTATGGCTCGCCAGCTTGAACGTCAGGGCCCCTCTGCCTCCACTTCAGCCATTCCTTCATGA
- a CDS encoding HdeD family acid-resistance protein, with translation MNSRRIAAVLLVIAAIAATLLPFASATLLTIGIGGIAFAAGIGQFLHLGDQSNRQGKLFRVLSGLIYIAGAIFIVIDPIDSEVSLTLFAGILLLVEGVMELASGASASGPAGGLSIVDGILTSSIGVLLVVEWPFDSLWALGTLFGVALFTSALKLFSAPAEQPGN, from the coding sequence ATGAATTCCCGTCGCATCGCTGCGGTGCTGCTGGTCATCGCCGCAATCGCTGCGACCCTGCTTCCCTTTGCTTCCGCAACTCTTCTCACAATTGGAATTGGTGGAATCGCATTTGCCGCAGGCATCGGACAATTTCTGCATCTTGGCGATCAAAGCAATCGTCAGGGAAAGCTGTTTCGTGTTCTCTCAGGACTGATTTACATCGCTGGCGCAATCTTCATCGTGATTGACCCCATTGATAGTGAAGTCAGCCTCACCCTGTTCGCTGGCATCCTGCTGCTGGTTGAAGGTGTGATGGAGCTTGCCTCAGGAGCCAGTGCATCAGGTCCAGCGGGTGGATTGAGCATTGTTGATGGCATACTCACCTCCTCAATTGGAGTTCTGCTGGTGGTGGAGTGGCCTTTCGACAGCCTCTGGGCCCTGGGAACTCTGTTCGGAGTCGCCTTGTTCACGTCAGCCCTCAAATTGTTCAGCGCACCAGCGGAGCAGCCCGGGAATTGA
- a CDS encoding ABC transporter permease subunit (The N-terminal region of this protein, as described by TIGR01726, is a three transmembrane segment that identifies a subfamily of ABC transporter permease subunits, which specificities that include histidine, arginine, glutamine, glutamate, L-cystine (sic), the opines (in Agrobacterium) octopine and nopaline, etc.), whose protein sequence is MKRKRLRWLEIVLAGLVLTLVGILVNNLAVNLIRTELGLSFKWLWQPAGFALGEHTLPYQPGDSTAWALLVSWLNSLQVIACSILLATVLGVGAGAARRSLNPLLRQLSALYVGLIRQIPLLLQLLFWYFVAFLGLPSEPMAPVGSLISLSNQGVAILGLNLSVEFSAVLVGLSVFTGAAIAEVVRGGLDSVPKGQWEAFRSLGIGETLGMRKVVLPQALPAILPALSSQYLNLAKNSTLAIAVGFADLYSVSDTAITQTGRAIEGFLILLLSFLALNLLINGGMQVLNRIVVRPAQRT, encoded by the coding sequence ATGAAGCGGAAACGCCTCCGATGGCTTGAGATCGTCCTCGCAGGACTGGTTCTTACTCTTGTGGGAATTCTGGTCAACAACCTGGCGGTGAATCTGATCCGCACGGAATTAGGACTGAGCTTCAAATGGCTCTGGCAGCCTGCAGGATTCGCCCTGGGCGAACACACACTTCCCTATCAACCGGGTGACAGCACAGCCTGGGCCTTGCTGGTGAGCTGGCTCAACAGTCTTCAAGTGATTGCTTGCAGCATCCTGCTGGCCACGGTGCTGGGAGTTGGAGCTGGAGCTGCAAGACGCAGTCTGAATCCCCTACTCCGTCAGCTCTCGGCCTTGTACGTGGGCTTGATCCGCCAAATCCCATTGCTGCTGCAGCTTCTCTTCTGGTATTTCGTGGCTTTTCTTGGCCTGCCATCCGAACCGATGGCTCCCGTCGGGAGCCTCATCAGCCTCTCCAATCAAGGCGTCGCCATTCTTGGTCTGAACCTGAGCGTGGAGTTCTCTGCGGTTCTTGTGGGTCTGAGCGTTTTCACTGGAGCAGCGATTGCAGAGGTGGTTCGCGGTGGACTCGACTCCGTTCCTAAGGGTCAGTGGGAAGCATTCCGCAGCCTGGGTATTGGCGAAACCCTGGGAATGAGAAAAGTGGTGTTGCCACAGGCTTTGCCGGCGATTCTTCCGGCCTTGAGCAGTCAGTATTTAAATCTGGCCAAAAACAGCACCTTGGCCATTGCCGTTGGCTTCGCTGATCTGTACTCGGTAAGTGATACAGCGATTACCCAGACCGGAAGAGCCATCGAGGGATTCCTGATCCTTTTGCTGAGCTTTCTCGCACTCAATCTTCTGATTAATGGAGGAATGCAGGTGCTGAATCGAATCGTGGTTCGTCCTGCACAACGCACCTAG
- a CDS encoding amino acid ABC transporter substrate-binding protein has protein sequence MTKLHSLVSLLSACLAVSACASLGEGDTSRVDLIRKRGELRCGVSGKIPGFSFLQRDGSYAGLDVDLCKAFAAAIIGDPSKVQYRPLTAPERFTALKTGEIDLLSRNTTFNLSRDASGGNGVSFAPVVFHDGQGLLVQRNSGIRNLKDLKGQSICVGSGTTTEQNLNDAFQSLGLPYKPIKYQDLNQVVAGYLQGRCQAMTSDRSQLASARSGFERPEEHEILDDVLSKEPLAPLSAGGDQQLSDAMRWSVYALITAEEMGITKANVDDKLKEAQDNPDLTKLRRFLGVEGDLGSKLGLSNDFVVNMIRATGNYGEIYNRHLGPDSAVPIPRGLNQLHRNGGVITAPPFQ, from the coding sequence ATGACGAAGCTTCACTCACTTGTCTCCCTTCTCTCCGCATGCCTGGCAGTATCCGCCTGCGCATCCCTCGGAGAAGGCGATACATCCAGGGTGGATCTGATTCGAAAGAGAGGGGAACTTCGTTGCGGAGTTAGCGGAAAGATCCCAGGCTTCAGCTTTCTCCAGAGAGATGGCAGCTACGCAGGCCTGGACGTGGATCTATGCAAAGCCTTTGCGGCAGCGATCATCGGTGACCCCAGCAAGGTGCAATACAGACCGCTCACGGCCCCAGAACGATTTACAGCGCTGAAAACAGGAGAGATCGATCTTCTTTCACGCAACACAACATTTAACCTCAGCAGAGATGCTTCAGGTGGAAACGGCGTGAGCTTTGCGCCAGTCGTTTTTCACGATGGACAAGGGCTTTTAGTGCAACGAAATAGTGGTATCCGTAACCTTAAAGATCTTAAAGGTCAGTCGATTTGTGTTGGTTCGGGCACCACAACCGAACAGAACCTGAATGATGCATTCCAGTCACTCGGGCTTCCATACAAGCCCATCAAATATCAGGATCTCAACCAAGTTGTTGCTGGCTATCTCCAGGGTCGTTGCCAGGCAATGACTTCAGATCGATCCCAATTGGCATCAGCTCGCTCAGGATTTGAGCGACCTGAGGAGCATGAAATCCTTGACGATGTTCTCAGCAAAGAACCTCTGGCGCCCCTTTCTGCTGGTGGTGATCAACAACTCTCAGATGCCATGCGCTGGTCGGTTTATGCACTGATCACTGCAGAGGAGATGGGAATCACTAAGGCCAATGTGGACGACAAATTGAAAGAGGCTCAGGACAATCCTGATCTCACGAAGTTGAGGCGTTTTCTTGGAGTTGAAGGCGATCTAGGCAGCAAGCTGGGCCTAAGCAATGATTTCGTGGTGAACATGATCAGGGCGACCGGAAACTACGGAGAGATCTACAACCGACATCTGGGGCCAGACAGCGCCGTTCCGATCCCACGCGGACTCAATCAGTTGCATCGCAATGGAGGAGTCATCACCGCACCACCATTCCAATGA
- a CDS encoding SulP family inorganic anion transporter, translated as MASGSMPRQLNLGFGNPSKDLLSGLVVAFAMIPEAIAFSGIAGVDPQVGLFGAFLLSITIAFFGGRSAMITSATGSTALLMTGLVATGEARGEGLGLTYLLVAGVVTGILQILWGWLRLAYQMRFVPLGVLSGFVNALALLIFQAQFPQLGINLHFGESDLAGHVHDLLPHGGQIPVIWGLVLLGLVIIYGLPRLTRLVPSQLVAIIVLTVISIRFSLDIPTVSSLGDLPTGLPIPSWPFGSPDNLKVPFSLETLGIVLPTALAISLVGLMETFLTQDILDERTDSNSNKNVEARGQGIANIVSSLFGGMAGCALVGQSVMNIDNGGRTRLSTLFSGVSLLAMILLGRQWLEQIPMAALVAVMISIAVSTADVAGLRRLRSIPKSDTAVMLMTFAVTMLTTPHNLALGVIAGVALAGILFSRKVAKVIRVDAVDVNEGMRRYVVSGQLFFVSKIYFLQGFDVHDHPSQITIDMSAAHIWDQSGVSALNQIIRKLEQGGSTVEVLGLNEESLNLFERIGAQPDGGHG; from the coding sequence ATGGCCTCAGGATCCATGCCTCGGCAGTTGAATCTTGGCTTCGGCAACCCAAGCAAAGATCTGTTGTCCGGACTTGTGGTGGCCTTCGCCATGATTCCGGAGGCCATTGCGTTTTCTGGCATTGCCGGTGTCGATCCTCAGGTCGGCTTGTTCGGAGCGTTTCTGCTTTCGATCACGATCGCCTTTTTCGGTGGTCGCTCGGCGATGATCACCTCCGCCACCGGCTCCACGGCTCTACTGATGACCGGCCTGGTGGCAACCGGGGAGGCGCGCGGCGAAGGGCTGGGGTTGACCTATTTACTGGTTGCCGGTGTGGTCACAGGGATCCTGCAGATTCTCTGGGGTTGGTTACGTCTGGCCTACCAGATGCGTTTCGTACCTCTTGGCGTGCTCAGTGGCTTTGTGAACGCTCTGGCGTTGCTGATCTTCCAGGCACAGTTTCCACAGTTAGGTATCAATCTGCATTTCGGCGAGTCGGATCTTGCGGGCCATGTCCATGACCTGCTGCCTCACGGCGGTCAGATTCCAGTCATCTGGGGACTGGTGCTGCTTGGTCTGGTGATCATCTATGGGTTACCACGACTGACACGACTGGTGCCGTCACAACTCGTGGCCATCATTGTTCTGACCGTGATTTCGATCCGTTTCAGCCTGGATATCCCCACCGTCAGCAGTCTCGGTGACTTGCCAACTGGACTGCCGATACCGAGCTGGCCCTTCGGTTCGCCAGACAATCTCAAGGTGCCTTTCAGTCTCGAGACCCTGGGAATCGTTCTGCCGACGGCCCTGGCGATCTCACTCGTGGGTCTGATGGAGACCTTCCTGACCCAGGACATCCTCGATGAACGCACGGACAGTAACTCCAACAAAAACGTTGAAGCAAGAGGTCAGGGCATCGCCAACATTGTGTCCTCACTGTTTGGCGGGATGGCGGGCTGCGCCCTGGTTGGTCAGTCAGTCATGAACATCGACAATGGCGGACGCACCAGGCTCTCCACACTCTTTTCAGGGGTCAGCCTGCTGGCCATGATTCTGCTGGGCCGGCAATGGCTCGAACAAATCCCTATGGCAGCACTGGTGGCTGTGATGATCAGCATCGCCGTGAGCACTGCTGATGTCGCTGGGCTGCGCCGACTCCGGTCTATCCCGAAAAGCGACACGGCGGTAATGCTGATGACCTTCGCCGTCACCATGCTCACCACGCCACACAATCTGGCGCTTGGAGTGATTGCAGGGGTCGCTCTGGCAGGAATTCTGTTCAGTCGCAAGGTGGCCAAGGTGATTCGTGTTGATGCTGTGGATGTAAACGAGGGGATGCGCCGGTACGTCGTGAGCGGACAGTTATTTTTTGTCAGCAAGATTTATTTTCTCCAGGGATTTGACGTTCATGACCATCCCAGTCAGATCACAATTGATATGTCAGCAGCTCATATCTGGGATCAAAGCGGGGTGAGCGCACTCAACCAGATCATTCGCAAGCTTGAGCAAGGTGGATCAACAGTCGAAGTCCTGGGATTGAACGAAGAAAGTCTCAATCTTTTCGAACGAATCGGGGCTCAACCAGATGGAGGACATGGCTAG